From Lewinellaceae bacterium:
TGGACAGCCTCACCAGCGGATTTAACATCTCGGCCAATATCAGCCTGCGTGAAGCCTTTAGTGCCATGATGGGCTTTAAACAATACGAAGTGCGGGAGGTGATTAGAGGCATTGACGTGCCGGAGGAAAAGGAAGAGGAGGTGTTGGCGCTGATGAAAGCATGGTATAATGGTTATTTATTTGCCAAAGAAGCTGCGGAACAAGTCTATAATTCGGATATGGTGCTGTACTTCGCGGCCGAATACAGCCTCAAAAAGCAATACCCGGAAGACTTGTTAGACCCCAATATCGCCAGCGATTACACCAAAATTCGCCGCTTGTTTAAAATTAAAGGCAAAGAAAAAGAACATCTGTTATACCTGGATGAATTGCTGACAACAGGGGAAATCAGCGCGAAACTGGTTCGCCAATTTGAATTGGAACGGCGATTTGGCCGGGATGATTTTATCAGCCTGTTCTACTATACCGGGATTATCACAATGCACAAAAGCAGCCTGGCCAGCGTCATTTTCAAAATGCCCAACTATGTGATCGAACAATTGTATTATCAATATTTTCACCAGGTGCTGTTAGAACGAAGCCGGCTTCCCGCGAACCAGGTAGACTTGCATGAAATCGTTAGCGTTTTGGCTCTTAATAATGAGATTCAACCCTTAATCGCCTACACCCAGCAGATATTGACAGCGTTGTCCACCCGGGACAAGATGAATTTTGACGAAAAATACATCAAGGCCATCTTTACATCTGTCCTGTTTACCGTTGGGGTTTATACCATCCATCACGAATTTGAAGTCAGGCAATCGCCAACTCAAAAGGGATATGTAGATATTTTATTGCAAAAACGCCCGCCATTTGAAACGAAGTATCAATTTGCGATGGAGCTCAAATATGTCAAAAAAACGGATGCCGCCCGGGCGGAAGAGGTGAAAGAAGAAGCCGTCATTCAACTTCAAGACTATCTCCGGAATGATGTTTATCTGCAAAAACTCGAACATTTAAAAGCTTATGTGGTGCTATTTGTGGGCAATGAAGGGAGGTTTGTGGAGGTGAGTGGATAATAGGGGCTTTGTCCTGCTATTGCCTCAATGTTTGGTACTCCCACCCGGGCAGTCCCCATCCAAACCCCTACTCCCAAGGCTGATCGGTGCTCCTGGAGAAGGATGATAAAATGGTTACCTCAGCATGAATCCCTTTCGTTTTTCCAACAATCCCTTCGCCACCTGCTCCGGCGCCGGCGCATAGTGCGAGAAGGTCAGCGCCGCGCTGGCCCGCCCCGAGCTGAGGGTGCGGATTTGGGCGGCGTAGCCAAAGAGTTCAGCCAGGGGCGCCAGCGCTTTGACGATCGTATGGCTGGCCCGGGGCTCCATGCCCTGCGGGATGCCCCGGCGGCGGTTGAGGTCGCCCATCAGGGTTCCGATGTATTCTTCCGGGCTGCTGATTTCCACCGACATGATGGGCTCCACCAGGATGGGCGCGCCCTGGCGGGCATATTCGCGGAAGGCCTCCCGGGCGCACAGCTCGAAGGCCAGCTCGCTGGAGTCGTGGCTCGTCTGAGCGCCGGCGATGACCGCTTTCATGCTGTGCACTTCGTAGCCGGCAATGATGCCCACCTGCAGCATATTTTCGAAGCCACGGCGGGCGGCGGCCAGGTATTCTGGTTTCAAACTTCCATTTGGCAGTCGGCTTTCGAATTGCAGGCGGGTGCGGCCGGCCTGGAATTCCGCGCCGTCCAGAAAGGCCTGATCGGCCGGCCCGATCTCGAAGGCCAGTTGGGCGTAGAGCGGCTCGCCTACTTCGCGCCGGAATTCGTAGGCGGCGCTGACGGCCTGGCTCAATTGTTCCTTGTAATTGACCTGCGGCCGGCCGAGGTTGGCGTCCAGCTTGAAGTCGTCGCGCAGTCGATGGGAGACCACCTCCAGGTGCAGTTCGCCCATGCCCCGGATGAGGGTTTGCCCCGTATCTTCATCCTCGATCACCTGCAAGGAGGGGTCTTCCTCCGCCAGTTGGCTCAGCGCCTCGTGCAGCTTGTCGATATCCCGGCTGTGTTTGGCTTCGATGACCATGCCCACCACCGGTTGCGGGAACTGTATGGACTCCAGGATGATGGGCTTATCGGGG
This genomic window contains:
- a CDS encoding AAA family ATPase encodes the protein MLIFHTVVILLEDRDEHAWAGIFGRITILLPGGDVIVQKINLLVLSWYLYPLENQKRMVKLPYGISNFETLVSNGYLYIDRTSYVEELENLSQRYLFFVRPRRFGKSLFLSVLEYYYGLQYKDKFEQLFGKYYIGRHPTALANQYLILKFDFSQMDTSSFEKTFKSFLGNVKDSALTFLGLYADLFGEQDAEEIKNYTFPAEVMQHILRITRLVAPDYKIYLLVDEYDHFANEILSFHFDDFQEMVGKNGFVRKFYEAVKVGTQSGTIDRLFITGVSPLTLDSLTSGFNISANISLREAFSAMMGFKQYEVREVIRGIDVPEEKEEEVLALMKAWYNGYLFAKEAAEQVYNSDMVLYFAAEYSLKKQYPEDLLDPNIASDYTKIRRLFKIKGKEKEHLLYLDELLTTGEISAKLVRQFELERRFGRDDFISLFYYTGIITMHKSSLASVIFKMPNYVIEQLYYQYFHQVLLERSRLPANQVDLHEIVSVLALNNEIQPLIAYTQQILTALSTRDKMNFDEKYIKAIFTSVLFTVGVYTIHHEFEVRQSPTQKGYVDILLQKRPPFETKYQFAMELKYVKKTDAARAEEVKEEAVIQLQDYLRNDVYLQKLEHLKAYVVLFVGNEGRFVEVSG